In Flavobacterium sp. N1736, the following are encoded in one genomic region:
- a CDS encoding glycoside hydrolase family 28 protein, which translates to MNFKSLIFLFISCFSFAQNNEFPSAKVDSIVSSIQLPVIPSYQINVLKLGAKGDSVFNNKAAFDKAMALCKKNNGGTIIVPKGIYKINGPIHFVSNVNLKIEKGSKIKFSDNPQDYLPMVLTSWEGTILYNYSPLIYGYECSNIVITGEGTIDGEGGKIWKSFKTKENDGKNRSRDMNHNNTPLQDRKFGEGYFLRPQMIQFFNCRNILVENIRIENSPFWCLHLLKSQSITVRGISYKSLNYNNDGIDPEYAKDVLIENVTFDNGDDNVAIKAGRDHEGRSNTATPSENIIIRNCNFKGLHGVVIGSEMSAGVQNVFVENCKTVGYLKRGIYLKTNADRGGFIKNIFVRNIQLDEVEDCIYITANYHGEGKGYQSDISNVHFSNITCNKATESGIVIQGFPEKKIRNISLNNIEIKSAQNAISNENAENVLMTDVFIGKRAMVPSAAK; encoded by the coding sequence ATGAATTTTAAGTCTCTCATTTTTTTATTTATTTCCTGTTTCTCTTTTGCCCAGAATAATGAATTTCCATCGGCAAAAGTAGATTCAATTGTGAGCAGTATTCAGCTTCCGGTAATTCCTTCTTATCAGATCAATGTTTTGAAATTAGGAGCCAAAGGAGATTCTGTTTTCAATAATAAAGCTGCATTTGACAAAGCGATGGCATTGTGCAAAAAGAACAACGGAGGAACTATTATCGTTCCTAAAGGGATTTATAAAATAAATGGTCCAATTCATTTTGTCAGCAATGTGAATCTTAAAATCGAGAAAGGCTCAAAAATTAAGTTTAGTGATAATCCGCAAGATTATTTACCAATGGTTCTTACAAGTTGGGAAGGTACAATATTGTACAATTACAGTCCGCTTATTTATGGGTACGAATGTTCGAATATTGTGATAACCGGAGAAGGAACGATTGATGGAGAGGGAGGAAAAATCTGGAAAAGTTTTAAAACAAAAGAAAATGACGGTAAAAACAGAAGCCGTGACATGAATCATAACAATACGCCTTTGCAGGACAGAAAATTTGGAGAAGGTTATTTTTTACGTCCGCAAATGATCCAGTTTTTTAATTGCAGGAATATTTTGGTCGAAAACATACGTATCGAAAATTCGCCTTTTTGGTGTCTGCATTTGCTGAAATCACAAAGTATAACCGTTCGCGGAATAAGCTATAAATCGCTGAATTATAATAATGACGGTATTGATCCTGAATATGCGAAGGATGTTTTAATTGAAAATGTAACTTTTGATAACGGCGATGATAATGTTGCGATAAAAGCAGGTAGAGATCACGAAGGAAGATCGAATACAGCAACGCCAAGTGAGAATATTATTATCAGAAATTGTAATTTTAAAGGACTGCACGGTGTAGTTATAGGAAGTGAAATGTCGGCAGGAGTTCAAAATGTTTTTGTAGAAAATTGTAAAACAGTCGGGTATTTAAAAAGAGGCATTTATCTTAAAACGAATGCTGATCGTGGTGGTTTTATAAAAAATATCTTCGTTAGAAACATTCAATTAGATGAAGTTGAAGATTGTATCTACATCACGGCGAATTATCACGGTGAGGGCAAAGGATATCAATCTGATATATCAAATGTACATTTTTCTAATATAACGTGTAATAAAGCAACAGAATCAGGAATTGTAATTCAGGGATTTCCGGAGAAAAAAATCAGGAATATTTCTTTAAACAACATCGAAATTAAATCGGCGCAAAATGCAATTTCAAACGAAAATGCAGAGAATGTTTTAATGACGGATGTTTTTATTGGGAAGAGAGCAATGGTACCTTCTGCAGCGAAATAA
- a CDS encoding alpha/beta hydrolase: MRKVFFSIVLISNIVFAQSNLHIDTSYTIKSTYNKLIKKYPFITIPQEKHNGDVAEIKDLIYQQRKDRALHLDAFYYKKKKLNPAIIMIHGGGWRSGNKSQMHALAKEFAAKGYSCFAIEYRLSLEAKYPEGVYDVKNAIKFVKDNARKFNVDTNKIVVLGCSSGGQMATLIGTTNENQGFEEASFKSKSTSKVNAIIDIDGVLAFKHPESSEGEMASFWLGGSYTEKPENWKNASALSHTDKNTPPVLFINSSIDRFHAGRDDMITILSENKIYNEIKTIPDSPHSFWFFEPWFTETVKYTTQFLDTIFK; encoded by the coding sequence ATGAGAAAAGTTTTTTTTAGTATAGTGTTGATTTCCAATATTGTATTTGCACAAAGCAATTTACATATTGATACTTCGTATACCATAAAAAGCACGTATAATAAATTAATTAAAAAGTATCCTTTTATTACCATTCCGCAGGAAAAACATAATGGAGATGTAGCTGAAATAAAAGACCTTATTTACCAACAGCGAAAAGACAGAGCCTTACATTTAGATGCTTTTTATTATAAGAAAAAGAAATTAAACCCGGCAATAATCATGATTCATGGCGGTGGCTGGAGATCAGGAAATAAAAGTCAAATGCATGCTTTGGCGAAAGAATTTGCTGCAAAAGGTTATTCTTGTTTTGCAATTGAATACAGATTATCTTTAGAAGCAAAATATCCGGAAGGCGTTTATGATGTAAAAAATGCTATTAAATTTGTAAAAGATAATGCACGAAAATTCAATGTTGATACAAACAAAATTGTTGTTTTAGGTTGTTCCTCAGGAGGACAAATGGCAACTTTGATTGGTACAACAAATGAAAATCAGGGTTTTGAAGAAGCTTCTTTCAAAAGTAAATCAACTTCAAAAGTAAATGCAATTATTGATATAGACGGAGTTTTAGCTTTTAAACATCCGGAATCTTCAGAAGGAGAAATGGCATCGTTTTGGCTGGGAGGTTCTTATACTGAGAAACCCGAAAACTGGAAAAATGCATCGGCTTTAAGCCATACAGATAAAAATACGCCGCCAGTACTTTTTATAAACAGCAGTATTGACAGGTTTCATGCGGGCAGGGATGATATGATAACCATTTTAAGTGAGAATAAAATTTATAATGAAATAAAAACAATTCCGGATTCACCGCATTCATTTTGGTTTTTTGAACCCTGGTTTACTGAAACGGTGAAATATACAACACAATTTTTAGATACAATATTCAAATAA
- a CDS encoding glycoside hydrolase 43 family protein produces the protein MKNIKVIFILLSVFSLQNNFAQVWVPDNGDGTYTNPIIHADYSDPDVVRVGDDFYMTASSFNCIPGLPILHSKDLVNWKILSYALQKQPPFETFNKVQHGNGVWAPSINFHDNEFYIYYPDPDFGIYMIKAKKAEGPWSEPLLVKAGTGLIDPSPLWDDDGKVYLVHAFAGSRAQIKSLLVVCSMNAEGTIANNDEVMVIDGHESEGTIEGPKFYKRNNYYYIFAPAGGVSTGWQTVLRSKNVYGPYEKKKVLEQGKTAINGPHQGAWVQTQTGEDWFIHFQDKGAYGRIVHLEPMKWENDWPVMGQDFDKNGIGEPVTTFKKPNTGKKYPIETPAESDEFNEPKLGLQWQWQANAQINWGFPTSLGYLNLFCLPTIKENNKILDAPNLLLQKFPAEEFTVSAKLTFNTRLNGESTGLIIMGLDYSYLNLKNDNGKLYLNQKTGTFDKKVSETESAPLLIANNTIYLRVKIKKGGICSFFYSVDDKKYQPIGSDFTAKEGKWIGAKVGLFALSQKVTNDSGNVAVDWFRVTK, from the coding sequence ATGAAAAATATAAAAGTCATTTTTATTTTACTATCAGTATTCTCTCTGCAAAATAACTTTGCTCAGGTTTGGGTGCCGGACAATGGAGACGGGACTTATACAAATCCTATTATTCACGCAGATTATTCAGATCCTGATGTTGTTCGCGTAGGAGATGATTTTTATATGACTGCATCGTCTTTTAATTGCATTCCGGGATTACCAATTTTGCATTCGAAAGATTTGGTAAACTGGAAGATTTTAAGTTATGCTTTGCAAAAACAGCCTCCGTTTGAAACTTTTAATAAAGTGCAGCACGGTAATGGCGTTTGGGCTCCGAGTATTAATTTTCATGATAATGAATTCTATATTTATTATCCGGATCCTGATTTTGGGATTTATATGATAAAAGCCAAAAAAGCAGAAGGTCCGTGGTCTGAACCGCTTTTGGTAAAAGCCGGAACCGGACTTATTGACCCAAGTCCGTTATGGGATGATGATGGTAAAGTATATCTTGTTCATGCCTTTGCGGGAAGCCGCGCTCAAATTAAAAGTTTATTGGTGGTTTGCAGCATGAATGCCGAAGGAACAATTGCCAATAATGATGAAGTTATGGTTATTGACGGTCACGAAAGTGAAGGTACAATTGAAGGACCAAAATTCTATAAACGCAATAATTACTATTACATTTTTGCTCCTGCCGGCGGAGTTTCAACAGGCTGGCAAACGGTTTTAAGATCTAAAAATGTATACGGTCCTTATGAAAAAAAGAAAGTTCTCGAACAGGGAAAAACAGCTATAAATGGTCCACATCAGGGTGCGTGGGTACAAACACAAACGGGTGAAGACTGGTTTATTCATTTTCAGGATAAAGGTGCTTACGGCAGAATCGTTCATCTTGAACCTATGAAATGGGAAAATGACTGGCCGGTTATGGGACAGGATTTTGATAAAAACGGCATTGGCGAACCGGTTACAACATTCAAAAAACCAAATACAGGCAAGAAATATCCAATAGAAACTCCTGCAGAATCGGATGAATTTAATGAACCTAAATTAGGTTTGCAATGGCAATGGCAGGCAAATGCTCAAATCAATTGGGGTTTTCCGACGAGTTTAGGCTATCTGAATTTATTTTGTTTGCCAACAATCAAAGAAAACAATAAAATTTTAGATGCTCCAAATTTATTGCTGCAAAAGTTTCCTGCCGAAGAATTTACAGTGTCAGCTAAATTGACTTTTAATACAAGGTTAAATGGCGAATCGACAGGACTTATCATAATGGGATTGGATTATAGTTATTTGAATTTAAAAAATGATAACGGAAAATTATATCTAAATCAGAAAACAGGAACTTTTGACAAAAAAGTTTCAGAAACAGAATCAGCGCCTCTTTTAATTGCAAATAATACCATTTACCTGAGGGTAAAAATTAAAAAAGGCGGTATTTGCAGTTTCTTTTATAGTGTAGACGATAAAAAATACCAGCCAATTGGATCTGATTTTACCGCTAAAGAAGGAAAATGGATTGGTGCGAAAGTAGGTCTTTTTGCGCTGAGCCAAAAAGTAACCAATGATTCGGGAAATGTTGCTGTAGATTGGTTTAGAGTGACAAAATAA
- a CDS encoding glycoside hydrolase family 28 protein, whose translation MITMILSCGKQVSAVSESNPWKKMDLIIKSIPETHFSDKTYNINDFGAVADGKTLNTAAFAKAIKACAENGGGKVLVPNGKYFTGAIHLESNVNLHLEDQAEILFSIDPKDYPIVHTSWEGTELMNYSPLVYAKNKTNVAITGKGTLNGQASSANWWVWSGGKSYGWQKGIPSQNDPSNREVLVDMAEKGIPVSERIFGDGRYLRPSFIEFFECNTVLIKDVTVINAPFWILHPLKSNNIIIDGVTVNSHGPNNDGCDPEYSQNIIIKNCTFNTGDDCIAIKAGRDADGRRVAIPSKNIIVQNCKMIDGHGGVVIGSEISAGVNNVFVENCVMDSPNLDRAIRIKTNSKRGGVIEDIFVRNLEVGTVKECVLRATMTYNVYGSQTGNFIPVVRNISLENIKVKNGGKFGVLADGYAESPVENITLKNVVIQKVDSVYSLKNVKNINFINTYINGKKVESVKN comes from the coding sequence ATGATTACAATGATTTTATCATGTGGCAAACAAGTTTCTGCTGTTTCAGAATCCAATCCGTGGAAAAAAATGGATTTAATCATAAAAAGTATTCCGGAAACACACTTCTCTGATAAGACTTATAACATAAACGATTTTGGCGCTGTCGCTGACGGAAAGACCTTAAACACAGCTGCTTTTGCAAAAGCGATTAAAGCCTGCGCTGAAAATGGCGGAGGAAAAGTACTTGTTCCAAACGGTAAATACTTCACAGGTGCCATACATTTAGAAAGTAATGTCAATTTACATTTAGAAGATCAGGCTGAAATTCTTTTTAGTATAGATCCAAAAGATTATCCAATTGTTCATACATCGTGGGAAGGCACAGAATTGATGAATTATTCTCCACTTGTTTATGCTAAAAACAAAACCAATGTTGCCATAACCGGAAAAGGAACGCTAAACGGTCAGGCGAGCAGTGCTAACTGGTGGGTTTGGTCCGGAGGTAAAAGCTATGGCTGGCAAAAGGGAATTCCATCGCAAAATGATCCGTCAAATCGCGAGGTTTTAGTAGATATGGCTGAAAAAGGAATTCCGGTTTCAGAAAGAATTTTTGGTGACGGACGTTATTTACGACCAAGTTTTATTGAATTTTTTGAATGTAATACGGTTTTAATAAAAGATGTTACCGTAATAAATGCTCCTTTTTGGATTTTACATCCTTTAAAATCCAACAATATTATTATCGACGGCGTTACCGTAAACAGTCACGGACCTAATAACGATGGCTGCGATCCTGAATATTCTCAAAACATAATTATTAAAAACTGCACCTTTAATACCGGTGATGATTGTATTGCCATAAAAGCCGGCAGAGATGCTGATGGAAGAAGGGTTGCTATACCAAGTAAAAATATAATCGTTCAGAATTGTAAAATGATTGACGGTCATGGCGGAGTGGTAATTGGCAGTGAGATTTCTGCGGGTGTAAACAATGTTTTTGTAGAGAATTGCGTCATGGACAGTCCAAATTTGGACAGAGCAATTCGTATTAAAACAAATTCTAAAAGAGGCGGCGTTATCGAAGATATTTTTGTTCGAAATCTTGAAGTGGGAACTGTAAAGGAATGTGTTTTAAGAGCAACGATGACATATAATGTTTATGGCAGTCAGACAGGAAATTTTATTCCGGTGGTTCGAAATATCAGCCTTGAAAATATTAAAGTAAAAAACGGAGGAAAATTTGGGGTTTTGGCAGATGGTTATGCAGAATCTCCGGTAGAAAATATCACATTAAAAAATGTTGTAATTCAAAAAGTAGACTCCGTTTACTCTTTGAAAAATGTAAAAAACATCAATTTTATAAACACATATATCAATGGCAAAAAAGTGGAGTCAGTTAAAAACTAA
- the pelA gene encoding pectate lyase, producing the protein MIQFKKYIALVFFSICFSINAQNTYKNWPDVIRKNDASWFGTEEAKKIAENVLLYQRNIGGWPKNIQMQNALSETEKQKLVDLKSDLHDITTDNGATCQEMLFMSRMYAQVKDERYKESFLKGLNYLLEAQYDNGGWPQFFPLKKGYYTHITYNDNSMVNILVILKEIGEETDFYSIKPSKEIVEKAKKAFDKGIDCILKTQYKQNGVLTGWCAQHDEFTLAPANARAFELASLSGFESAKIVLLLMSIEKPSPEIITSIKSVNIWFEKTKITNLEEKRVLNDAGKIIDKKMIPTANAAPIWARFMDLETNEPFFCDRDGIRKKSLDQIGSERRNGYSWYSDAPKEVLKKYPAWAVKNGVKVSSAEASDKKKTNFITVAQDGSGDFTKIQDAIYASPAFPYEKVTVFVKNGIYNEKVRIPECNTNLALVGESKENTIITFDDNFSKINLGRNSTFYTYTLMVEGDDFSASNLTIKNTSGEKGQAIALSVVANRVKISNCNILGNQDTLYLSGKNAKQYFTDCYIEGTTDFIFGGATALFENCTIHSIKSSYVTAASTPEGTAFGFVFKNCKLTAEPSATAVYLGRPWRIYAKTVYINCEMGRHIKPEGWENWSKPDAEKNAFYAEYNCKGEGFQPAKRVAWSHQLTKKEAEKYTTENILKDSVPNWFSK; encoded by the coding sequence ATGATTCAGTTTAAAAAATATATAGCGTTAGTTTTCTTTAGCATTTGTTTTAGTATAAATGCACAAAATACGTATAAAAACTGGCCGGATGTTATTCGTAAAAACGATGCAAGCTGGTTTGGTACGGAGGAAGCTAAAAAGATAGCCGAAAATGTATTGCTTTACCAAAGAAACATTGGCGGCTGGCCAAAGAATATTCAGATGCAAAATGCGCTTTCTGAAACAGAAAAACAAAAGCTTGTTGATTTAAAAAGTGACTTACATGATATTACTACAGATAATGGAGCAACGTGTCAGGAAATGCTTTTTATGTCCAGAATGTATGCTCAGGTTAAGGATGAACGATATAAAGAATCTTTCTTAAAAGGTTTGAATTATTTGCTGGAAGCACAATATGATAATGGTGGCTGGCCGCAATTTTTTCCGTTGAAAAAAGGCTATTATACACATATTACCTACAATGATAATTCGATGGTAAACATTTTGGTGATTTTAAAAGAAATTGGTGAAGAAACTGATTTTTACAGCATTAAACCATCGAAAGAAATTGTCGAAAAAGCGAAGAAAGCTTTTGATAAAGGAATCGACTGCATTTTAAAAACACAATACAAACAAAATGGCGTTTTAACGGGCTGGTGCGCTCAGCACGACGAATTTACTTTGGCTCCCGCCAATGCAAGAGCTTTTGAACTGGCTTCTTTAAGCGGCTTTGAATCGGCAAAAATTGTATTGCTTTTAATGTCGATCGAAAAACCTTCACCGGAAATTATAACTTCAATAAAAAGTGTCAACATTTGGTTTGAGAAAACAAAAATCACGAATCTTGAAGAAAAAAGAGTGCTGAATGACGCCGGAAAAATCATCGATAAAAAAATGATTCCTACCGCAAATGCCGCACCAATTTGGGCAAGATTTATGGATCTTGAAACCAACGAACCGTTCTTTTGTGATCGTGACGGAATCCGAAAAAAATCTTTGGACCAAATAGGTTCTGAAAGACGAAATGGATATTCCTGGTATTCTGATGCGCCAAAAGAAGTGCTAAAAAAATATCCTGCATGGGCAGTTAAAAACGGAGTAAAAGTTTCATCAGCGGAAGCTTCGGATAAAAAAAAAACTAACTTTATAACGGTTGCACAAGACGGTTCCGGCGACTTTACAAAAATTCAGGATGCGATATATGCAAGTCCTGCGTTTCCGTATGAGAAAGTTACGGTGTTTGTGAAGAATGGAATTTACAATGAAAAAGTGCGAATTCCGGAGTGCAATACGAATTTGGCTCTGGTTGGAGAAAGTAAAGAAAATACCATTATTACTTTTGATGATAATTTTTCGAAAATAAATTTAGGAAGAAACAGCACTTTTTATACGTATACGCTTATGGTTGAAGGCGATGATTTTTCAGCATCGAATTTAACAATTAAAAATACATCGGGAGAAAAAGGTCAGGCGATTGCGTTGTCTGTTGTGGCGAATCGTGTTAAAATTTCAAATTGTAATATTCTCGGAAATCAGGATACTTTGTATTTGTCCGGAAAAAATGCGAAACAATATTTTACAGATTGTTATATTGAAGGCACAACTGATTTTATTTTTGGAGGCGCTACTGCTTTATTCGAAAACTGTACCATTCATAGTATTAAAAGTTCGTATGTAACAGCGGCTTCAACTCCTGAGGGAACAGCTTTTGGTTTTGTTTTTAAAAATTGTAAGCTTACGGCTGAACCATCTGCAACAGCGGTTTATTTGGGAAGACCGTGGCGCATTTATGCTAAAACGGTTTATATCAATTGCGAAATGGGAAGACATATTAAACCGGAAGGCTGGGAAAACTGGTCGAAACCGGATGCGGAAAAGAATGCTTTTTATGCTGAATATAACTGCAAAGGCGAAGGATTTCAGCCTGCAAAAAGAGTTGCGTGGTCACATCAGCTTACAAAAAAAGAAGCTGAAAAATATACCACAGAAAATATTCTGAAAGATTCGGTTCCTAATTGGTTTTCGAAATAA
- a CDS encoding glycoside hydrolase family 105 protein: MFKSTFITINLVVLLFIFGTKTIAQTAENKTLADNLKWSERTAITILNKYPEVWQIDGTEKPKWDYKMGLVLSGFEKLYQKTNDKKYLNYIKEYADKLIDADGNIAKYDMKEFNIDCANPGKLLFNLYDITKDERYLKVIQQLRNQLENQPRTASGGFWHKQIYPNQMWIDGLYMAEPFYTEYTVRYENGKSLDDIAKQFELVQNHLVDKKTGLVYQAWDESKEIGWANPETGTSPTIWGRGIGWYMMALVETLDYYPKTHPKYKELQGYFSQIVKSAVEHKSASGLWYQVADKPEMKDNFTESSSSAMIIYALAKGADKGYIGANYKKTAQKSFDAFLKEFVKKSENGEISISNVSSNVGLGGKPFRDGTNEYYIKSKTKDNSSPALAAFLLAALELKK, from the coding sequence ATGTTTAAATCGACTTTTATAACGATCAATTTAGTTGTTTTGCTGTTCATTTTTGGTACAAAAACAATCGCACAGACTGCTGAAAATAAAACTCTTGCTGATAATTTAAAATGGTCAGAAAGAACCGCAATTACTATTTTGAATAAATATCCTGAAGTCTGGCAAATAGACGGAACTGAAAAACCAAAGTGGGATTATAAAATGGGATTGGTATTGTCTGGATTTGAAAAATTATATCAAAAAACAAACGATAAAAAGTATCTGAATTACATTAAAGAATATGCTGATAAGCTAATTGACGCGGATGGAAATATTGCGAAATACGATATGAAGGAATTCAATATTGATTGTGCAAATCCGGGAAAATTACTTTTTAATTTATATGATATTACAAAAGACGAGCGTTATTTGAAAGTAATTCAGCAATTAAGAAATCAGCTTGAAAATCAGCCCAGAACGGCAAGCGGCGGATTTTGGCACAAACAAATTTATCCCAATCAAATGTGGATTGATGGTTTGTATATGGCTGAGCCTTTTTATACGGAATACACGGTGCGATATGAAAATGGCAAAAGTTTAGATGATATCGCGAAACAATTTGAGTTGGTACAAAATCATTTGGTTGACAAAAAAACGGGTTTGGTATATCAGGCGTGGGATGAAAGCAAAGAAATTGGCTGGGCAAATCCTGAAACGGGAACTTCGCCAACAATTTGGGGTCGCGGTATTGGCTGGTATATGATGGCTTTGGTTGAAACGCTGGATTATTATCCTAAAACGCATCCAAAATATAAAGAATTACAAGGTTATTTTAGTCAAATTGTAAAAAGTGCCGTTGAACATAAAAGTGCTTCGGGATTATGGTATCAGGTTGCTGATAAACCTGAAATGAAAGATAATTTTACAGAATCGTCGTCTTCGGCAATGATTATTTATGCTTTGGCAAAAGGCGCAGATAAAGGATATATAGGTGCAAATTATAAAAAAACCGCTCAAAAATCATTTGATGCATTTTTAAAAGAATTTGTAAAAAAGAGTGAAAACGGAGAAATTAGTATTTCAAATGTATCATCAAATGTAGGTTTAGGAGGAAAACCTTTTCGCGATGGCACCAATGAATATTATATAAAAAGCAAAACAAAAGACAATAGTTCGCCGGCTTTGGCTGCATTTTTATTGGCTGCATTAGAATTAAAGAAATAG
- a CDS encoding glycoside hydrolase family 105 protein — MKNNRKQGYFMSVLFVCAMAFTSCKVISQEPSKKEIVISKDLKWSDKMALTLMKRHPESYMIDDSKKPKWDYVHALVLHSIEELYKKNPDPRYKAYVRSYVDNLVQEDGTVNTYEFDKFNIDLVVPGRLLFAIYAESKQDKYLKAMQLVRKQLAEQPRTASGGFWHKQIYPNQMWLDGLYMGEPFYAQYTATFEGGKSFDDIAKQFELIQLHATDPKTGLLYHAWDESKQMPWANKETGNSPNFWSRALGWYVMALVDVLDYMPKDHPKHKELVKYLNNVSAALAKVQDKSGLWYQVTDKGGKEGNYLEASGSSMFAYAFAKGANRGYLPASYKKLANKAFDGLTKQLIKVDADGGITLTNCCQVAGLGGTPYRDGTYEYYVNEKKKDNDPKATGPFILAALELNR; from the coding sequence ATGAAAAATAATAGAAAGCAAGGTTATTTTATGTCGGTTTTATTCGTTTGCGCGATGGCTTTTACGAGCTGTAAAGTGATTTCGCAGGAACCTTCAAAAAAAGAAATAGTTATTTCTAAAGATTTAAAATGGTCTGATAAAATGGCTTTAACATTGATGAAACGTCATCCTGAAAGTTACATGATCGACGATTCTAAAAAGCCAAAATGGGATTATGTTCATGCTTTGGTTTTGCATTCAATTGAAGAATTATATAAAAAAAATCCTGATCCGAGATACAAAGCTTATGTGAGAAGTTATGTAGATAATTTGGTTCAGGAAGATGGGACTGTTAATACGTACGAATTCGACAAATTCAATATTGATTTGGTTGTTCCGGGACGTTTGCTTTTTGCTATTTATGCTGAATCAAAACAAGATAAGTATTTGAAAGCAATGCAATTAGTACGCAAACAATTAGCAGAACAGCCAAGAACGGCAAGCGGTGGATTTTGGCACAAACAAATTTATCCAAACCAAATGTGGTTAGACGGTTTGTATATGGGTGAACCATTTTATGCGCAATATACAGCGACTTTTGAAGGTGGAAAAAGTTTTGACGATATAGCCAAACAATTCGAATTGATTCAATTGCATGCAACAGATCCAAAAACAGGATTATTATACCATGCCTGGGATGAAAGTAAACAAATGCCGTGGGCAAATAAGGAAACAGGTAATTCACCAAATTTCTGGTCAAGAGCTTTAGGCTGGTATGTTATGGCACTTGTTGATGTTTTGGATTATATGCCAAAAGATCATCCAAAACATAAAGAATTAGTGAAATATTTAAATAATGTTTCGGCTGCTTTAGCCAAAGTTCAGGATAAATCAGGATTATGGTATCAGGTAACTGATAAAGGCGGCAAGGAAGGAAATTACCTTGAAGCTTCAGGATCATCTATGTTTGCTTATGCTTTTGCAAAAGGAGCTAACAGAGGATATTTACCTGCAAGCTATAAAAAATTGGCAAACAAAGCTTTCGATGGTTTGACTAAACAATTAATAAAAGTGGATGCTGATGGAGGTATTACATTGACAAACTGTTGTCAGGTTGCCGGTTTAGGCGGAACACCATATCGTGACGGAACTTACGAATATTATGTAAACGAAAAAAAGAAAGACAACGATCCTAAAGCAACCGGACCATTTATTTTGGCAGCTTTAGAATTGAATAGATAA
- a CDS encoding DUF4861 domain-containing protein has product MKTTIKIAALFLFGVTAVNAQKYDIKTAKTYAEISAKTDGKWEGRKYIGGTVFKNVDRLKQAPEHTDHSFDIRYEGPGWESNKVGYRLYLDWRNAIDIFGKKTSAMILPLVGQDNFDSYHKMSDWGADILNAGKGIGIGSIDRYLNNEKLHFREVDSTIATVANKTNESVVKVNYYGWKTASDKIDFISELTIKPDQLYTQHTIKASKEIKGICTGIVKQKNAETLKKESKNKKWAYLATYGTQSLVPDKLGLAIFYQTNTIENLAETDLDYLLVFKPSTKENSFYLLGAWEQQIDGIKSKEEFVKYLDQQLEILNKKGKM; this is encoded by the coding sequence ATGAAAACAACAATCAAAATTGCAGCCTTATTTTTATTTGGTGTTACAGCGGTTAATGCTCAAAAATATGATATAAAAACAGCAAAAACCTACGCCGAAATTTCTGCAAAAACAGACGGAAAATGGGAGGGAAGAAAATATATTGGCGGAACAGTTTTTAAGAATGTAGACCGCTTAAAACAAGCTCCTGAACATACTGATCATTCTTTTGATATTCGTTATGAAGGTCCGGGTTGGGAAAGTAATAAAGTAGGGTATCGTTTGTATTTAGACTGGAGAAATGCGATTGACATCTTCGGAAAAAAGACTTCTGCAATGATTTTGCCGTTAGTTGGTCAGGATAATTTTGATTCTTATCATAAAATGAGCGATTGGGGAGCAGATATCCTGAACGCAGGAAAAGGAATTGGAATTGGTTCTATAGATCGTTATTTGAACAATGAAAAATTACACTTCCGTGAAGTAGATTCTACGATCGCAACTGTGGCTAACAAAACAAACGAATCTGTTGTAAAAGTAAATTATTATGGATGGAAAACGGCTTCGGATAAAATTGATTTTATTTCAGAATTAACGATTAAACCAGACCAGTTATACACGCAGCATACCATTAAAGCATCTAAAGAAATTAAGGGAATTTGCACGGGAATTGTAAAACAAAAGAATGCTGAAACACTAAAAAAAGAAAGCAAAAATAAAAAATGGGCTTATTTGGCTACTTACGGAACGCAATCTCTAGTTCCGGACAAATTAGGACTGGCTATTTTTTATCAAACGAATACGATCGAAAATCTTGCTGAAACTGATTTAGATTATCTTTTGGTGTTTAAACCTTCCACAAAAGAAAATTCATTTTATCTTTTAGGCGCGTGGGAACAACAAATAGACGGAATTAAATCGAAAGAAGAATTTGTAAAATATTTAGATCAGCAATTAGAAATACTGAACAAAAAAGGTAAAATGTAA